The DNA segment GCCGGATTCAACCGGCGTGCGCCAACAGGGTGGATCGACGACCGGCGGATTTATCCGCCGGACAGGGCTCGGGTCCGGCTGCTTCTGTTCGGGGCAGCCGCTGTCCAACCCGTCGCCGGCCGCCCACAGCCGAAGGAGAAGGTTCCATAGCCAGGCCGTCCACCACTGATCGGGAGCCCCAGCGCGATGGCCCCCGGATCAATCGCGAGATCAATGTCCGTTCCGTCCGCCTTGTTGATGCCAATGGCGAAATGGTTGGCGTCGTCAGCCTGCGCGACGCACTGTTCGCCGCCGAAGAGGCCGGCCTCGACCTTGTCGAGGTGAGCCCCAATGCCGACCCGCCGGTCTGCAAGATCCTCGACTATGGCAAGTTCAAGTACGAGGCGCAGAAGAAGGCCAACGAGGCGCGCAAGAAGCAGAAGGTCATCGAGGTCAAGGAGATCAAGCTCCGCCCCGGCATCGATGAGCACGACTACGAGATCAAGATGCGCAACATGAGGCGCTTCATCGAGGAAGGCGACAAGGTGAAGGTCACCATGCGCTTCCGCGGGCGTGAAATGGCGCACCAGAATCTCGGTATGGACGTGCTGGTGCGCGTGCGCGACGAACTTGAGGAAATGGCCAAGGTCGAACAGATGCCGCGCCTGGAAGGCCGGCAGATGGTCATGGTGCTGGCGCCGCGCTGAGCGGCCGCCCCGCACCTCTCGACCCGGCCCCTGCCTCGTAGGGCCAGCGGACCCCGAACCCCCGCCGCGGCGATCCCGCGGACGGGGGTTTCGTGCTTTCAGGCTGCGTGACGAACCCGTGACCTGCATGGACCGCGATTGACGCTACCCACCTCTTTCATACAACGTGCAACCTCTTTGGCCGAGCGCCAGCCCGCGCATTGGAAGTAGGCACGTGAACACCCTTTGTGACGCACCCGATGACACCCTCCTCACCATCCTGGAGGCCA comes from the Indioceanicola profundi genome and includes:
- the infC gene encoding translation initiation factor IF-3 yields the protein MARPSTTDREPQRDGPRINREINVRSVRLVDANGEMVGVVSLRDALFAAEEAGLDLVEVSPNADPPVCKILDYGKFKYEAQKKANEARKKQKVIEVKEIKLRPGIDEHDYEIKMRNMRRFIEEGDKVKVTMRFRGREMAHQNLGMDVLVRVRDELEEMAKVEQMPRLEGRQMVMVLAPR